The following are encoded in a window of Mycobacteroides chelonae CCUG 47445 genomic DNA:
- a CDS encoding ABC transporter ATP-binding protein, whose protein sequence is MKPDELAQAAVMAALTAAMVIVGVALPILGAVQLLGAVPMGLLGYRYRVRVLLAAAVAGGVIAFLLAGLGGLIAMGNCVYIGGLTGVVRRRGHGMPLLTVLGVICSAIIAALAVGALALLNRMRTLLFDALRASLEGLFKMIGHIPHLEPVGVNATNAIDFAMRNWVWFIGGIVFVFVLFNALFGWWVLSRVIKRLAVIPDVHQLDPPTLAGAVGPVPARLRDVRFRYPRGESDALAPLSMSIDVGEHVAITGPNGSGKSTLMRILAGREPTSGEIERPGSVGLGAIGGTAIVMQHPESQVLGTKVADDVVWGLPADHDVDIEGLLREVGLEGMAEHSTSSLSGGELQRLAVASALARDPALLVADEITSMVDPKGREDLLGVLSRLTDQHRMSLVHITHFQSEAAAADREIALRAVNGKTATTAIQTVPVPTTTAARPNTESPVVLEFDSVAHQYANGTPWAKTALHDVSLAVHEGDGVLIHGGNGSGKSTLAWIAAGLTKPTSGQCLLDGKPVSDQVGSVAISFQAARLQLLRSRVDYEIASAAGFSVRNTDRIVAALASVGLEADLIKRPIDQLSGGQMRRVVLAGLLARSPRALILDEPLAGLDAESQAGLLRLLVQVRERERLTIVVISHDFDGMQELCPRTVHLQSGVLLPESVGSGSRS, encoded by the coding sequence CTGAAACCCGATGAATTGGCGCAGGCGGCCGTCATGGCCGCGCTCACCGCCGCCATGGTCATCGTCGGGGTCGCCCTCCCGATCTTGGGAGCGGTCCAGCTACTCGGTGCCGTACCCATGGGTCTGCTCGGCTATCGCTACCGCGTGCGCGTGCTGCTGGCCGCCGCCGTGGCCGGCGGCGTCATCGCCTTCCTGCTCGCCGGGCTCGGTGGTTTGATCGCCATGGGCAACTGCGTCTACATCGGGGGCCTGACCGGTGTGGTGCGCCGACGCGGACACGGCATGCCCCTGTTGACGGTGCTCGGGGTCATTTGCAGCGCGATCATCGCTGCTTTGGCAGTCGGTGCGCTGGCCCTGCTGAACCGGATGCGCACGCTGCTCTTCGATGCCCTGCGCGCCTCGCTGGAGGGCCTGTTCAAGATGATCGGCCACATCCCGCACCTGGAGCCCGTGGGCGTGAATGCGACGAACGCCATCGACTTCGCGATGCGCAACTGGGTGTGGTTCATCGGTGGCATCGTTTTCGTGTTCGTGCTGTTCAACGCGTTGTTCGGCTGGTGGGTGCTCTCCCGCGTGATCAAGCGCCTGGCCGTGATTCCTGATGTGCACCAGCTTGATCCGCCGACGCTGGCCGGTGCGGTGGGTCCGGTGCCCGCGCGCTTACGCGACGTGCGATTCCGTTATCCGCGCGGTGAATCCGATGCCTTGGCGCCACTTTCGATGAGCATCGACGTCGGCGAGCATGTCGCCATTACCGGGCCCAACGGTTCGGGCAAGAGCACCTTGATGCGTATCCTGGCCGGGCGTGAGCCCACCTCGGGGGAGATCGAGCGCCCGGGTTCGGTGGGCCTCGGCGCCATCGGCGGCACCGCAATCGTCATGCAGCACCCGGAAAGTCAGGTGCTGGGCACCAAGGTTGCCGACGACGTGGTGTGGGGCTTGCCCGCCGACCACGACGTCGACATCGAGGGCCTGCTGCGCGAAGTCGGTCTGGAGGGGATGGCCGAGCACAGCACCTCCTCGCTGTCGGGCGGGGAGCTGCAACGGCTGGCGGTGGCCTCGGCGCTGGCACGCGACCCCGCACTGTTGGTGGCCGACGAGATCACCAGCATGGTCGATCCGAAGGGGCGCGAGGATCTGCTGGGTGTGCTGTCCCGACTCACCGATCAGCACCGGATGTCGTTGGTGCACATCACCCATTTCCAGTCCGAGGCCGCCGCCGCGGACCGCGAGATCGCGCTGCGGGCGGTCAACGGCAAGACGGCGACCACGGCGATTCAGACGGTGCCGGTGCCCACCACGACGGCCGCCCGGCCCAATACTGAGTCGCCCGTTGTTCTGGAATTCGATTCCGTCGCGCATCAGTACGCCAACGGAACTCCCTGGGCGAAAACGGCATTGCACGATGTGTCGCTGGCGGTGCACGAGGGTGATGGTGTGCTGATCCATGGCGGCAACGGTTCGGGCAAGTCGACGCTGGCCTGGATCGCCGCCGGCCTCACCAAACCAACCTCCGGGCAGTGTCTGCTGGACGGCAAGCCGGTCTCTGATCAGGTCGGGTCGGTGGCCATCAGCTTTCAGGCCGCCCGGTTGCAGCTGCTGCGCAGCCGCGTCGACTACGAAATAGCTTCGGCAGCAGGATTTTCCGTCCGCAATACCGACCGCATCGTGGCTGCGCTGGCCAGCGTCGGGCTCGAAGCAGACCTGATCAAGCGTCCCATCGATCAGCTCAGCGGCGGCCAGATGCGCCGGGTGGTGCTGGCCGGGCTGCTGGCGCGTTCCCCGCGCGCCCTGATTCTCGATGAGCCGCTCGCGGGCCTGGATGCCGAGTCGCAGGCGGGTCTGCTGCGGCTGCTGGTTCAGGTACGCGAGCGCGAACGGCTCACCATCGTGGTCATCTCGCATGACTTCGATGGCATGCAGGAACTGTGTCCGCGCACGGTGCATCTGCAATCCGGGGTACTGCTGCCCGAATCGGTCGGGTCGGGGAGTCGCTCATGA